In the Oryza glaberrima chromosome 6, OglaRS2, whole genome shotgun sequence genome, one interval contains:
- the LOC127776828 gene encoding pheophytinase, chloroplastic, with amino-acid sequence MEVVSSSHSCLAFNRTPSSAWRFPGNGLGPGHAKLTRPRSAILCVRSGTASNPADSGKVHASHGFYVSDVDAALQGIPKKVGEIEKMIIPSLPEGPESSLISTGFWEWKPKLSVYYEKSGIDNSKAPSVLFLPGFGVGTFHFEKQLKDLGRDYKVWTMDFLGQGMSLPCEDPAPKSTSGELDEDTYWGFGQELQPWAEELVYSIDLWRDQVQHFIEEVIGEPVYIVGNSLGGFVSLYLAASCPHLVKGVTLLNATPFWGFLPNPATSPRLSKIFPWAGTFPLPSFVRKLTETVWQKISDPRSIQGILKQVYADHSTNVDMVFSRIIETTQHPAAAASFASIMCAPKGQISFEEALSRCQRQGIPISLMYGREDPWVRPIWGIKVKQQVPESPYYEISPAGHCPHDEVPEVINYLLRGWLKNVESEGSVGVPFLEEPSYAENGVSRELEFVRGGSKKSVHVRLFGSKISLWSQLRSLLKSNTRVISR; translated from the exons ATGGAAGTGGTTTCTTCCAGCCACTCCTGCTTGGCATTTAACCGAACACCTAGCAGTGCTTGGAGGTTTCCGGGGAATGGTCTTGGTCCAGGGCATGCAAAGCTCACTCGGCCAAGAAGTGCTATTCTTTGTGTGCGGTCAGGGACAGCTTCGAATCCGGCTGATTCTGGGAAAGTTCATGCGAGCCATGGGTTCTATGTAAGTGATGTCGATGCAGCTCTCCAAGGGATCCCGAAGAAAGTCGGTGAGATCGAGAAGATGATCATTCCGAGCTTGCCAGAAGGACCTGAAAGCTCTCTAATTAGTACTGGTTTCTGGGAATGGAAGCCGAAGCTGAGTGTATATTATGAAAAGTCTGGCATAGACAATAGCAAGGCACCGTCTGTGCTCTTTCTACCAGGTTTTGGAGTGGGAACGTTCCATTTTGAGAAGCAATTGAAGGATCTTGGCCGTGATTACAAAGTATGGACAATGGATTTTCTAGGGCAGGGCATGTCGTTGCCATGTGAAGATCCTGCTCCTAAGAGCACATCAGGAGAGCTAGATGAGGACACATATTGGGGTTTTGGACAAGAATTACAACCATGGGCGGAGGAGTTGGTGTATTCGATAGATTTGTGGCGTGACCAAGTTCAGCATTTTATTGAAGAG GTTATTGGTGAACCAGTATATATTGTGGGGAACTCTCTGGGAGGTTTTGTTTCTCTATATCTTGCTGCATCCTGTCCACACCTTGTAAAGGGTGTCACATTACTTAATGCAACCCCATTTTGGGGATTCCTTCCCAACCCTGCTACATCTCCTCGCTTGTCGAAGATTTTTCCATGGGCTGGGACATTTCCACTTCCATCGTTTGTGAGGAAACTTACTGAAACAGT GTGGCAGAAAATAAGTGATCCAAGAAGTATACAGGGCATACTCAAGCAAGTATATGCTGACCACTCAACGAATGTGGACATGGTgttctcgcgtattatagagACAACACAACATCCAGCAGCTGCTGCATCATTTGCATCCATTATGTGTGCTCCAAAGGGACAAATATCCTTCGAAGAAGCTCTATCTAG GTGCCAAAGGCAGGGTATTCCCATATCTCTTATGTATGGGAGAGAAGATCCTTGGGTTAGACCTATTTGGGGTATTAAAGTGAAACAGCAGGTGCCAGAATCACCGTATTACGAAATCAGTCCTGCTGGTCACTGCCCTCATGATGAGGTTCCTGAG GTTATAAACTACTTACTCAGAGGATGGCTAAAGAATGTCGAATCTGAGGGTTCAGTTGGAGTTCCATTTCTTGAAGAACCCAGCTATGCTGAAAATGGTGTATCAAGGGAGCTGGAATTTGTTAGGGGAGGATCAAAAAAATCTGTCCATGTGCGACTCTTTGGTTCTAAAATTTCCTTATGGAGCCAacttcgttcgcttttgaagtCCAACACACGGGTAATATCTAGATAA
- the LOC127777985 gene encoding acyl-coenzyme A oxidase 3, peroxisomal-like isoform X2 translates to MDPSYPPSATARRAAAIARHLAGLSPRDAAAVAAALEPSACLSYAPPESSEPAPAFSPLELRSLLDGHHLRERDWAFRAMEESPLFCQRRSGGKVFVSPDYNEGKEGQREATMRRVGYLARRGVFRGWLTEPGPDAELRKLALLECLGMYDHSLAIKIGVHFFLWGSAIKFLGTKRHHDKWLSDTENYVIKGCFSMTELGHGSNVRGIETVATYDIKTREFVINTPCESAQKYWIGGAANHATHTIVFAQLHINGRNEGVHAFVAQIRDEHENVMPNIQIADCGHKIGLNGVDNGRIWFNNIRVPRENLLNLVADVLPDGQYVSTIDDPDQRFAAFLSPLTLGRVNIAVNAVYISKVGVAIAVRYALSRRAFSVTPDGPEMLLLDYPSHQRRLLPLLAKACLMSSAGNFMKRMYVKRTPELNKSIHIYSSALKATLTWQNMTTLQECREACGGQGLKTENRIGIFKAEFDVQSTFEGDNNVLMQQVSKALYAEFLTAKRKNQPFKGLGLEHLNGPCPVIPDYLTSGTLRSSSFQMDLLCLRERDLLKRFTTEVSNYLAQGESREKALMLSYQLAEDLARAFTERTILQIFLEDEKNIPTGSLKDILGLLRSLYVMVCIDESASFLRYGCLSRENVAAARKEVMTLCSELRPHALAIVSSFGIPDAFLSPLAFDWIEANARSSGNE, encoded by the exons ATGGATCCCTCGTACcctccctccgccaccgcccgccgcgccgccgccatcgcccgccacctcgccggcctctcccctcgcgacgccgccgccgttgctgcaGCGCTGGAGCCCTCCGCGTGCCTGAGCTACGCGCCCCCGGAGTCGTCGGAGCCCGCCCCTGCGTTCTCGCCGCTGGAGCTCCGCTCGCTCCTCGACGGGCACCACCTCCGGGAGCGCGACTGGGCGTTCCGCGCGATGGAGGAGAGCCCGCTCTTCTGCCAGCGCCGCAGCGGCGGAAAGGTGTTCGTGTCTCCGGACTACAACGAGGGCAAGGAGGGGCAGCGGGAGGCCACGATGCGGCGGGTCGGCTACCTGGCGCGGCGGGGCGTGTTCCGGGGCTGGCTCACGGAGCCGGGGCCCGACGCCGAGCTCCGCAAGCTCGCGCTGCTCGAGTGCCTCGGCATGTATGACCACTCCCTCGCCATCAAGATCGGCGTCCACTTCTTCCTCTG GGGCAGCGCAATCAAGTTTCTTGGAACAAAGCGCCACCATGACAAATGGTTGTCGGACACAGAAAATTATGTTATCAAGGGTTGTTTTTCCATGACAGAACTGGGTCATGGGAGCAAT GTCCGAGGAATTGAGACAGTGGCTACTTATGATATTAAAACAAGAGAGTTTGTGATAAATACTCCTTGTGAATCAGCCCAGAAGTACTGGATTGGTGGAGCTGCTAAT CATGCTACACATACTATAGTCTTTGCGCAGCTCCATATAAATGGGAGAAATGAAGGAGTCCATGCTTTTGTAGCTCAGATTAGGGATGAACATGAAAATGTTATGCCTAATATCCAGATAGCTGACTGTGGCCATAAAATTGGATTAAATGGTGTTGATAATGGACGAATTTG GTTTAACAATATACGTGTTCCTCGAGAGAATTTGCTGAATCTTGTTGCTGATGTTTTGCCGGATGGGCAATATGTTAGCACGATAGATGACCCTGATCAG AGGTTTGCAGCATTTTTATCTCCACTTACACTTGGTCGAGTTAATATTGCAGTTAATGCGGTTTATATTTCAAAG GTTGGCGTTGCAATTGCTGTGAGATATGCTTTGTCAAGGAGAGCCTTTTCAGTTACACCAGATGGTCCTGAAATGCTGTTACTTGATTATCCCAGTCACCAGCGACGCCTTCTACCACTGCTAGCAAAAGC ATGTCTGATGAGCAGTGCTGGTAATTTTATGAAAAGGATGTATGTGAAGAGGACTCCTGAACTTAACAAATCTATACACATTTACTCTAGTGCTCTTAAAGCTACACTTACCTGGCAGAATATGACCACACTTCAG GAGTGCCGTGAAGCTTGTGGTGGCCAAGGTTTGAAGACAGAGAATCGCATAGGAATTTTCAAAGCTGAATTTGATGTCCAGTCTACATTTGAGGGCGACAATAATGTTCTAATGCAGCAG GTAAGCAAAGCCCTTTATGCTGAATTTTTGACAGCAAAAAGGAAGAATCAACCATTCAAGGGATTGGGCTTGGAACACTTGAATGGTCCTTGCCCTGTTATTCCTGATTATCTGACAAGTGGCACACTAAGAAGCTCCAGTTTCCAG ATGGACTTGCTCTGCTTGAGGGAGCGAGATTTACTGAAACGATTCACCACGGAGGTTTCTAACTATCTGGCACAAGGAGAAAGCAGAGAGAAGGCTTTGATGCTG AGCTACCAACTCGCTGAAGACTTAGCTAGAGCATTTACTGAGCGCAcaattttgcaaatatttttggAGGATGAGAAGAATATTCCTACTGGTTCTTTAAAG GATATATTGGGCTTACTAAGGTCTTTATATGTTATGGTTTGCATAGACGAATCTGCATCCTTTTTGAGATATGGTTGCCTATCGCGAGAGAATGTAGCCGCTGCTAGGAAAGAAGTGATGACACTGTGCAGTGAACTCAGGCCCCACGCACTTGCTATTGTCAGTTCCTTCGGAATCCCAGATGCCTTCCTTAGCCCACTCGCTTTTGACTGGATTGAGGCAAATGCACGGTCTTCTGGGAATGAATGA
- the LOC127777985 gene encoding acyl-coenzyme A oxidase 3, peroxisomal-like isoform X1, with protein MEPMSSSPAASRRAAAIARHLAGIPAAKFASLLEPFSCLGYVPPESNEQPPAFALGDLRRLLDGHDLGVRDWMFRVMEQSTLFCSRHGGPGPAGRVFASPDFNKDKEGQREATMRRIGYLARRGVFRGWLTDTEGDAEAELRRIALLDCIGVYDHSLAIKIGVHFFLWGSAIKFLGTKRHHDKWLSDTENYVIKGCFSMTELGHGSNVRGIETVATYDIKTREFVINTPCESAQKYWIGGAANHATHTIVFAQLHINGRNEGVHAFVAQIRDEHENVMPNIQIADCGHKIGLNGVDNGRIWFNNIRVPRENLLNLVADVLPDGQYVSTIDDPDQRFAAFLSPLTLGRVNIAVNAVYISKVGVAIAVRYALSRRAFSVTPDGPEMLLLDYPSHQRRLLPLLAKACLMSSAGNFMKRMYVKRTPELNKSIHIYSSALKATLTWQNMTTLQECREACGGQGLKTENRIGIFKAEFDVQSTFEGDNNVLMQQVSKALYAEFLTAKRKNQPFKGLGLEHLNGPCPVIPDYLTSGTLRSSSFQMDLLCLRERDLLKRFTTEVSNYLAQGESREKALMLSYQLAEDLARAFTERTILQIFLEDEKNIPTGSLKDILGLLRSLYVMVCIDESASFLRYGCLSRENVAAARKEVMTLCSELRPHALAIVSSFGIPDAFLSPLAFDWIEANARSSGNE; from the exons ATGGAACCCatgtcctcctcgccggccgccagcCGGCGCGCCGCAGCGATTGcccgccacctcgccggcaTTCCGGCTGCCAAATTCGCCTCCCTGCTCGAGCCATTCTCCTGCCTGGGCTACGTGCCGCCGGAGTCCAATGAGCAGCCCCCGGCGTTCGCGCTAGGCGACCTCCGGAGGCTGCTCGACGGGCACGACCTGGGCGTGCGGGACTGGATGTTCCGCGTCATGGAGCAGAGCACATTGTTCTGCAGCCGGCACGGGGGCCCCGGACCTGCAGGCAGGGTGTTCGCATCGCCGGACTTCAACAAGGACAAGGAGGGGCAGCGGGAGGCGACGATGAGGCGGATCGGGTAcctggcgcggcgcggcgtatTCCGTGGATGGCTCACAGACACGGAGGGCGACGCCGAGGCCGAGCTCCGCAGGATCGCGCTCCTCGACTGCATTGGCGTCTACGATCACTCGCTCGCCATCAAGATCGGCGTCCATTTCTTCCTCTG GGGCAGCGCAATCAAGTTTCTTGGAACAAAGCGCCACCATGACAAATGGTTGTCGGACACAGAAAATTATGTTATCAAGGGTTGTTTTTCCATGACAGAACTGGGTCATGGGAGCAAT GTCCGAGGAATTGAGACAGTGGCTACTTATGATATTAAAACAAGAGAGTTTGTGATAAATACTCCTTGTGAATCAGCCCAGAAGTACTGGATTGGTGGAGCTGCTAAT CATGCTACACATACTATAGTCTTTGCGCAGCTCCATATAAATGGGAGAAATGAAGGAGTCCATGCTTTTGTAGCTCAGATTAGGGATGAACATGAAAATGTTATGCCTAATATCCAGATAGCTGACTGTGGCCATAAAATTGGATTAAATGGTGTTGATAATGGACGAATTTG GTTTAACAATATACGTGTTCCTCGAGAGAATTTGCTGAATCTTGTTGCTGATGTTTTGCCGGATGGGCAATATGTTAGCACGATAGATGACCCTGATCAG AGGTTTGCAGCATTTTTATCTCCACTTACACTTGGTCGAGTTAATATTGCAGTTAATGCGGTTTATATTTCAAAG GTTGGCGTTGCAATTGCTGTGAGATATGCTTTGTCAAGGAGAGCCTTTTCAGTTACACCAGATGGTCCTGAAATGCTGTTACTTGATTATCCCAGTCACCAGCGACGCCTTCTACCACTGCTAGCAAAAGC ATGTCTGATGAGCAGTGCTGGTAATTTTATGAAAAGGATGTATGTGAAGAGGACTCCTGAACTTAACAAATCTATACACATTTACTCTAGTGCTCTTAAAGCTACACTTACCTGGCAGAATATGACCACACTTCAG GAGTGCCGTGAAGCTTGTGGTGGCCAAGGTTTGAAGACAGAGAATCGCATAGGAATTTTCAAAGCTGAATTTGATGTCCAGTCTACATTTGAGGGCGACAATAATGTTCTAATGCAGCAG GTAAGCAAAGCCCTTTATGCTGAATTTTTGACAGCAAAAAGGAAGAATCAACCATTCAAGGGATTGGGCTTGGAACACTTGAATGGTCCTTGCCCTGTTATTCCTGATTATCTGACAAGTGGCACACTAAGAAGCTCCAGTTTCCAG ATGGACTTGCTCTGCTTGAGGGAGCGAGATTTACTGAAACGATTCACCACGGAGGTTTCTAACTATCTGGCACAAGGAGAAAGCAGAGAGAAGGCTTTGATGCTG AGCTACCAACTCGCTGAAGACTTAGCTAGAGCATTTACTGAGCGCAcaattttgcaaatatttttggAGGATGAGAAGAATATTCCTACTGGTTCTTTAAAG GATATATTGGGCTTACTAAGGTCTTTATATGTTATGGTTTGCATAGACGAATCTGCATCCTTTTTGAGATATGGTTGCCTATCGCGAGAGAATGTAGCCGCTGCTAGGAAAGAAGTGATGACACTGTGCAGTGAACTCAGGCCCCACGCACTTGCTATTGTCAGTTCCTTCGGAATCCCAGATGCCTTCCTTAGCCCACTCGCTTTTGACTGGATTGAGGCAAATGCACGGTCTTCTGGGAATGAATGA